The following proteins come from a genomic window of Dongia rigui:
- a CDS encoding exodeoxyribonuclease III: MRIATWNINSLRLRIDLLRRLVQQEGCDVICLQEIKVEDGLFPLEAVKALGYPYIRFHGMKGYNGVAILSKIPFTVMDPKDWCLKGDARHAHVVLDGDVELHNFYIPAGGDIPDPEENVKFAHKLQFLDELTAHFAAGAKAGASAKGKAIMVGDLNIAPLEDDVWSHKQLLSVVSHTPIEVEKLTAVQKAGKWVDAVRQITPAPTKLFSWWSYRSADWTRNDRGRRLDHVWVTPAISKRVRHATILKDMRGWTQPSDHVAVIVDID, translated from the coding sequence ATGCGCATCGCCACCTGGAACATCAACTCATTGCGTTTGCGCATCGATTTGCTGCGGCGCCTCGTGCAACAGGAAGGCTGCGATGTCATCTGTCTGCAAGAAATCAAGGTCGAGGATGGTCTGTTCCCGCTCGAGGCGGTGAAGGCGCTGGGCTACCCTTACATCCGCTTCCACGGCATGAAGGGCTATAACGGCGTCGCCATTCTGTCGAAGATTCCGTTCACCGTGATGGATCCCAAGGATTGGTGCCTCAAAGGCGATGCGCGACATGCCCATGTCGTGCTGGATGGCGATGTCGAGCTGCACAATTTCTACATCCCCGCCGGCGGCGATATTCCCGACCCGGAGGAGAATGTGAAGTTCGCGCACAAGCTCCAATTCCTCGACGAGCTCACCGCGCATTTCGCCGCCGGCGCCAAGGCGGGTGCCTCGGCCAAGGGCAAGGCGATCATGGTGGGCGACCTCAACATTGCGCCGCTCGAGGATGACGTGTGGTCGCATAAGCAGCTGCTCTCGGTGGTCAGCCACACGCCGATCGAGGTCGAGAAACTGACGGCCGTGCAAAAGGCCGGCAAATGGGTCGACGCCGTCCGCCAGATCACGCCGGCGCCCACCAAGCTCTTTTCATGGTGGAGCTATCGCTCGGCCGATTGGACCAGGAACGATCGCGGCCGGCGGCTGGACCATGTCTGGGTGACACCGGCCATCTCGAAGCGCGTGCGTCACGCCACCATCCTCAAAGACATGCGTGGCTGGACCCAGCCCAGCGACCATGTCGCCGTCATCGTCGATATCGATTGA
- a CDS encoding gamma-glutamyl-gamma-aminobutyrate hydrolase family protein, whose amino-acid sequence MSKPGPYRLQQTLGHDAPVVAVPMCVKFIDGQNYHTVGEKYLTALIDGSGVYPLSYPALGAALPVDALLDHVDGLLFTGSPSNVAVEHYNGDPDRDDSPQDPGRDAVTLPLLRAALKRDIPVICICRGFQELNVALGGTLHTRIHELPGKLDHRGADGSYDEIYKPAHQLLLEKGSVFAGVFGADEITVNSVHWQGINKLGQGLVVEGRAPDGVIEAVRVAGKRFALGVQWHPEYRCTENPDSMKLFRAFGEAVRAYAAERRSGKAKAGAAA is encoded by the coding sequence ATGAGCAAGCCCGGTCCCTATCGCCTGCAGCAGACCCTTGGCCACGACGCCCCGGTGGTCGCCGTGCCGATGTGCGTGAAGTTCATCGACGGGCAGAACTATCATACGGTGGGCGAGAAATACCTGACCGCCCTTATCGACGGCTCCGGCGTCTATCCGCTGTCCTATCCGGCACTTGGGGCCGCCTTGCCCGTCGACGCCCTGCTCGATCATGTCGACGGCCTGCTCTTCACCGGCAGCCCCAGCAATGTCGCCGTCGAGCATTACAATGGCGATCCGGACCGCGACGACAGCCCGCAGGATCCCGGCCGCGATGCGGTCACCCTGCCGCTCCTGCGCGCCGCCTTGAAGCGGGACATTCCGGTCATCTGCATCTGCCGCGGCTTCCAGGAACTCAACGTCGCACTTGGTGGCACGCTGCATACGCGGATTCATGAATTGCCGGGCAAGCTGGATCATCGTGGTGCCGACGGTTCCTATGACGAGATCTACAAGCCAGCGCATCAATTGTTGCTGGAGAAGGGCAGCGTCTTTGCCGGCGTCTTCGGCGCCGACGAGATCACCGTGAATTCGGTGCACTGGCAGGGCATCAACAAGCTGGGCCAGGGCCTTGTCGTCGAGGGCCGCGCGCCCGATGGCGTCATCGAAGCCGTGCGCGTGGCGGGCAAGCGCTTTGCCTTGGGCGTGCAGTGGCATCCGGAATATCGCTGCACGGAGAATCCGGATTCAATGAAGCTGTTCCGCGCCTTTGGCGAGGCTGTGCGCGCCTATGCGGCAGAGCGCCGCAGCGGTAAGGCAAAAGCCGGCGCCGCCGCCTGA
- the rpmB gene encoding 50S ribosomal protein L28, protein MSRRCDITGKGVLTGNNVSHANNKTKRRFLPNLQETKLLSDTLGLQVRLKLTTHALRSIEHNGGLDSFLAKTADKNLPDEAKRLKRRIEKAAAKAAA, encoded by the coding sequence ATGTCCCGGCGTTGCGATATCACTGGCAAGGGCGTGCTGACCGGCAACAATGTGAGCCACGCCAACAACAAGACGAAGCGTCGCTTCCTGCCGAACCTGCAGGAAACCAAGCTGCTCTCGGACACGCTGGGCCTCCAAGTCCGCCTGAAGCTGACCACCCACGCCCTGCGCTCGATCGAGCACAATGGCGGCCTCGACAGCTTCCTTGCCAAGACCGCGGACAAGAATCTGCCGGACGAAGCGAAGCGCCTGAAGCGCCGCATCGAGAAGGCTGCCGCCAAGGCCGCTGCCTAA
- the rpe gene encoding ribulose-phosphate 3-epimerase produces MQQKTKIAPSILSADFAQLGAEVAAIAAAGADYVHVDVMDGHFVPNITIGPGVLKALKPHAKIPFDVHLMIAPVDPFVAEFAAAGADIITFHPEAGAHPHRTVQLIKSLGKKAGVSLNPATSIDVLDYLLPDLDLVLVMSVNPGFGGQAFIPSALEKIAEIRRRIDKVSVAQNGRVIDLEVDGGINAETARQAVAAGADVLVAGTATFKGGPAAYAGNIAGLKT; encoded by the coding sequence ATGCAGCAGAAAACCAAAATCGCCCCCTCTATCCTGTCGGCCGATTTCGCCCAATTGGGGGCGGAAGTGGCCGCCATCGCCGCCGCCGGGGCCGATTATGTCCATGTCGATGTCATGGACGGCCATTTTGTGCCCAACATCACCATCGGCCCGGGCGTCCTCAAGGCCTTGAAGCCGCACGCCAAGATCCCCTTCGACGTGCATCTGATGATCGCCCCGGTCGATCCCTTCGTGGCCGAATTCGCGGCCGCGGGGGCCGATATCATCACCTTTCATCCGGAAGCCGGCGCCCATCCGCACCGCACCGTTCAGCTCATCAAATCGCTTGGCAAAAAAGCGGGCGTCTCGCTCAATCCCGCCACATCGATCGACGTCCTCGATTACCTGCTGCCCGATCTCGACCTCGTCCTGGTGATGAGCGTCAACCCGGGCTTCGGTGGCCAGGCCTTCATCCCCTCGGCGCTGGAGAAGATTGCCGAGATCCGCCGCCGCATCGACAAGGTAAGCGTCGCGCAGAACGGCCGCGTCATCGACCTCGAAGTCGATGGCGGCATCAATGCCGAGACCGCCCGCCAGGCTGTGGCGGCCGGTGCCGATGTTTTGGTGGCTGGCACCGCGACCTTCAAGGGTGGCCCCGCAGCCTATGCCGGCAATATTGCCGGCCTGAAAACCTGA
- the meaB gene encoding methylmalonyl Co-A mutase-associated GTPase MeaB has protein sequence MNAVADSTIKEHAAQVTAGDRRALARAITLIESTRADHRRQAEALIEELLPKSGKSLRIGISGPPGVGKSTFIEAFGQYAIAQGKRLAVLAVDPSSRLSGGSILGDKTRMEELSRADAAFIRPSPAGLTLGGVARRTREALLVCEAAGFDLIIVETVGVGQSETAVAEMVDLFLLLLLPGSGDDLQGIKRGIMELADILVINKDDGDLAAAAARSAADVANALGLMQPRHQGWRAEVLRCSALKNTGIDAIWARVQAFAATLRQSGAFDAQRRDQAKAWLWHELSDSLIEALKADPHVAQQLGALETKVGSAKIAPGTAARQLLAGFLQRG, from the coding sequence ATGAACGCTGTCGCCGATTCCACCATCAAAGAGCATGCCGCCCAGGTAACGGCCGGCGACCGCCGCGCCTTGGCGCGCGCGATCACGCTGATTGAATCGACGCGCGCCGACCATCGCCGCCAGGCGGAGGCCTTGATCGAGGAACTGCTGCCCAAGAGCGGCAAGTCCCTGCGCATCGGCATTTCCGGTCCGCCGGGCGTCGGCAAATCGACCTTCATCGAAGCTTTCGGCCAGTATGCGATCGCGCAGGGAAAACGCCTGGCGGTCCTTGCCGTCGATCCCTCCTCGCGCCTCTCCGGCGGGTCGATCCTGGGCGACAAGACGCGCATGGAAGAACTGTCGCGGGCGGACGCGGCCTTCATCCGTCCCTCCCCCGCCGGCTTGACCCTGGGTGGCGTCGCGCGGCGCACGCGGGAAGCCTTGCTGGTCTGCGAGGCGGCCGGGTTCGACCTCATCATCGTGGAGACGGTCGGTGTCGGTCAGTCCGAGACGGCGGTCGCTGAGATGGTCGATTTGTTCCTGCTTCTGCTGCTGCCAGGCAGCGGCGACGACCTGCAGGGCATCAAGCGCGGGATCATGGAACTGGCTGACATCCTGGTCATCAACAAGGATGACGGCGATCTTGCCGCCGCCGCTGCACGATCGGCTGCCGATGTCGCCAATGCGCTGGGCCTGATGCAGCCGCGCCATCAGGGGTGGCGAGCCGAGGTGCTGCGCTGCTCGGCGCTCAAGAATACCGGCATCGACGCGATCTGGGCGCGGGTGCAGGCCTTCGCAGCGACCCTCAGGCAGAGCGGCGCCTTTGATGCCCAGCGCCGCGACCAGGCCAAGGCCTGGCTGTGGCATGAACTTTCCGACAGCCTGATCGAGGCCTTGAAGGCCGACCCCCATGTCGCCCAGCAATTGGGCGCATTGGAAACAAAGGTCGGGTCGGCCAAGATCGCCCCCGGCACCGCTGCGCGGCAATTGCTGGCCGGGTTCCTCCAGCGGGGATAA
- a CDS encoding heparinase II/III family protein — MAEGSGIDPKKTGQRRGNQRPKLVAPRLQTFFSLPGNLIWQRCKRRLMQPVYESSLYHMTLGKRSAGDLQLPSPEPWPGDAQAGLLLLSDEFRFAGEVVRAPKPLGNPMGMSEGWREIVNSFAWLNDLRAVGGPSARSLGKALIMRWLDENERYDAFAWRADILAARIRNILLNHSYLEVNSDALFRSQLLLSLSRQAEHLSRALPDGLAGAAHVKAIISLMLAGLILPRGEKWLMKGQALLGPTLAAQILADGGHVERSPQVMLELLQHLIDLRDTFALAGTKLPDGLSMAINNLGSVLLMLSHGDAMLAGFNDTPELDPLHVVQLFQRAGDKLRPLNQLPLTGFQRLDRGKTVVIMDCGAPPRHGLDAHAHAGTLSFELSFDDERMFVNCGAHPWSKEWGQVQRTTAAHSTLVVDNTNSAMLLPHGGMALRPQVVTCRREETDGQIWLDTSHDGYEEGFGLVHRRKLYLSLDGHDFMGEEHLVGPGGNAYALRFHLHPQVSVSVTQNGQAALIKMPKGSGWRLRVDGAELALAESVHIGQNGQVRRSQQIVVIGTIERDQTEIRWLLQREGGKK, encoded by the coding sequence ATGGCCGAGGGCAGCGGCATCGATCCCAAAAAAACCGGCCAGCGGCGCGGTAACCAGCGGCCGAAGCTGGTGGCGCCGCGCCTGCAGACCTTCTTCTCGCTGCCCGGCAACCTCATCTGGCAACGCTGCAAGCGGCGCCTGATGCAGCCGGTCTATGAGAGCAGCCTCTACCACATGACCTTGGGCAAGCGGTCGGCGGGCGATCTGCAATTGCCTTCCCCTGAGCCCTGGCCGGGCGACGCGCAGGCCGGCCTGCTGCTGCTCAGCGACGAATTCCGCTTCGCCGGCGAGGTGGTACGGGCGCCAAAGCCCCTCGGCAACCCGATGGGGATGAGCGAGGGCTGGCGCGAGATCGTCAATTCCTTCGCCTGGCTCAACGATCTCCGGGCCGTGGGCGGGCCATCGGCGCGCAGCCTCGGCAAGGCGCTGATCATGCGCTGGCTGGATGAGAACGAGCGCTATGACGCGTTCGCCTGGCGGGCCGATATCCTGGCGGCGCGCATCCGCAACATCCTCTTGAACCACAGCTATCTCGAGGTGAACAGCGACGCGCTGTTCCGCTCGCAGCTCCTCCTCTCGCTCTCGCGCCAGGCAGAGCATCTCTCCCGTGCGCTGCCCGACGGTCTTGCCGGGGCGGCGCATGTGAAGGCCATCATCAGCCTGATGCTGGCAGGCCTCATCCTGCCCCGGGGCGAGAAATGGCTGATGAAGGGCCAGGCGCTGCTGGGGCCGACATTGGCGGCACAAATTCTTGCCGATGGCGGCCATGTCGAACGTTCGCCGCAGGTGATGCTGGAACTGCTGCAGCACCTCATCGATCTGCGCGATACCTTCGCACTCGCCGGCACCAAGCTGCCCGACGGTCTTTCCATGGCCATCAACAACCTGGGGTCGGTCCTCCTGATGTTGAGCCATGGCGATGCCATGCTGGCTGGGTTCAACGACACGCCGGAACTGGATCCGCTGCATGTCGTGCAGCTGTTCCAGCGCGCCGGCGACAAGCTGCGCCCGCTCAATCAGCTGCCGCTCACCGGTTTCCAGCGCCTCGATCGCGGCAAGACGGTCGTCATCATGGATTGCGGCGCACCGCCGCGTCATGGCCTGGATGCCCATGCCCATGCCGGGACACTCTCCTTCGAGCTCTCTTTCGATGACGAGCGCATGTTCGTCAATTGCGGCGCCCATCCTTGGAGCAAGGAATGGGGCCAGGTGCAGCGCACGACCGCGGCGCATTCGACGCTGGTTGTCGACAACACCAATTCGGCGATGCTACTGCCCCATGGCGGCATGGCGCTGAGGCCCCAGGTTGTCACCTGCCGGCGCGAAGAGACGGATGGGCAGATCTGGCTCGATACCTCTCATGACGGCTATGAGGAAGGCTTCGGCCTGGTGCATCGGCGCAAGCTCTACCTCTCGCTCGATGGCCACGACTTCATGGGCGAAGAGCATCTGGTGGGACCGGGTGGCAACGCCTACGCTTTGCGCTTCCATCTCCACCCGCAGGTCAGCGTCTCGGTGACGCAGAACGGCCAGGCAGCCCTCATCAAGATGCCCAAAGGCTCCGGCTGGCGCCTACGTGTCGATGGTGCCGAGCTGGCCCTCGCCGAAAGTGTCCATATCGGCCAGAACGGCCAGGTGCGGCGGTCGCAGCAGATCGTCGTCATCGGCACGATCGAGCGCGATCAGACGGAAATCCGCTGGCTGCTGCAGCGTGAAGGCGGCAAGAAATAG
- a CDS encoding helix-turn-helix transcriptional regulator: protein MALEFQSIDTRNLPEGHRLNHLHDFLARELMGIDISPRTNEVGFTVTVNALVLPGIRIVEGISDPLTCARSKAMLADGQNDFILDVMSAPVQLTLENRWQVEVRAGDGLLYPLDRPWRMVHDRADVRCLRLARALLAAHIPDLDSVPLRVLRPEDGLLGLLMGYAELVYKGGTAQDPVLAAAMSRHLVELAVHAFGKDAARPLAPETRQTVAAMRLDLFKADIERSLADHGFDIARLARRHKVTPRYIQMLFADSGTTFTDFLRQQRLALAYRLLVDPAQATRNVADLAFAAGFNDLSHFNRVFRRRFGATPREIRTTC, encoded by the coding sequence ATGGCGTTGGAATTCCAGAGCATCGACACGCGTAACTTGCCGGAGGGTCACCGGCTCAATCATCTGCACGACTTCCTGGCGCGCGAATTGATGGGCATCGACATCAGCCCTCGCACCAACGAAGTCGGCTTTACCGTCACCGTCAACGCGCTGGTCTTGCCCGGCATCCGCATTGTCGAGGGCATCTCCGATCCGCTGACCTGCGCGCGCAGCAAGGCGATGCTGGCCGACGGCCAGAACGATTTCATCCTTGATGTCATGTCGGCCCCCGTGCAGCTGACGCTGGAGAACCGCTGGCAGGTCGAGGTGCGCGCCGGTGACGGCCTGCTCTATCCGCTCGACCGGCCCTGGCGCATGGTGCACGACCGGGCCGATGTGCGTTGCCTGCGTCTCGCGCGGGCGTTGCTCGCCGCGCATATTCCCGATCTCGATTCCGTGCCGTTGCGGGTGCTGCGGCCCGAGGACGGCCTCCTCGGCCTGCTGATGGGCTATGCCGAGCTGGTCTATAAGGGCGGGACGGCGCAGGACCCGGTCCTCGCCGCGGCAATGTCGCGCCATCTGGTGGAGCTTGCCGTCCATGCCTTCGGGAAGGATGCGGCGCGGCCGCTGGCGCCGGAAACACGGCAGACCGTGGCCGCCATGCGGCTCGACCTCTTCAAGGCCGATATCGAGCGTTCGCTTGCCGATCATGGCTTCGACATCGCCCGCCTTGCCCGGCGCCACAAGGTGACACCCCGTTATATCCAGATGCTGTTTGCCGATTCCGGCACGACCTTCACCGATTTCCTGCGCCAGCAGCGCCTGGCGCTGGCCTATCGGCTGCTGGTCGACCCGGCACAGGCCACGCGCAATGTGGCCGACCTCGCTTTTGCCGCCGGCTTCAATGATCTCTCCCATTTTAACCGGGTCTTCCGCCGCCGTTTTGGCGCAACACCACGTGAAATCCGCACCACATGTTGA
- a CDS encoding methyl-accepting chemotaxis protein codes for MTKSFGIAAKLAMAIALFALPVGFTIYKLYESQQIAIDFGNKEDQGNTYLGLLRKAHGTLLAGGDKAGIAATIDQAEAGYGAGMQSADLAKEAVTAVNGADPAAAAAAIRALITRVGDKSNLILDPDLDSYYVMDLVLLKVPDLMDRVTEVAGYIRSHETAAAGGYTITDVAELLKLDGGFNTVVAGATGSMDSAYGGSKDNLYGKVDILPDRLGQSYEAMNAALTAFTASYMQSDLAGGKAKLDIAAVNAAEKTAREAIIAFGDANDAALAELLEARVGTFVTDRIVTFAVTAVLFALAIFGTVWFIRRNVTRPVVELAGIMDELAQDRTDLTVPLLSRGDELGRMARAVETFREGIGKRLELENAAKAEAEHRVAQIRDIQTLCSDFDRAFVNAVGSMMGSAGDLRQESEVMRAAAQTSGAQSEEVSRLAATAAGNAQSIAGAITEMSASISEIGRQAETATQTAETAVARASDIGRIVNGLTEVAGRVAGVLGLIRDIAGKTNLLALNATIEAARAGEAGRGFAVVATEVKSLANQTTDATAEIEAQISGVQQTAQEAADAISEITEVIHGMNASTGAIFAAVTQQSAATQEIVRNVTEASAKTQEVAEVISEVKAAAETTGERSGHVLEVAGSVNGQAGTLKSVVEQFLGQLITTAGRDATKLHA; via the coding sequence ATGACGAAATCGTTCGGGATCGCGGCCAAGCTGGCGATGGCCATCGCGCTCTTTGCGCTGCCGGTCGGCTTCACGATCTACAAACTCTATGAGTCGCAGCAAATTGCGATCGATTTCGGCAACAAGGAAGACCAGGGCAACACCTATCTGGGCCTGCTGCGCAAGGCCCATGGCACATTGTTGGCGGGCGGTGACAAAGCCGGCATTGCCGCCACCATCGACCAGGCCGAAGCCGGATATGGCGCGGGCATGCAATCGGCGGACCTTGCCAAAGAAGCGGTGACGGCCGTTAACGGTGCCGACCCGGCAGCGGCTGCCGCGGCGATCCGGGCCCTCATCACGCGCGTCGGCGACAAGTCGAACCTGATCCTCGATCCCGATCTCGATTCCTATTACGTGATGGATCTGGTCCTCCTCAAAGTGCCGGACCTCATGGACCGCGTGACCGAGGTGGCAGGCTACATTCGCAGCCATGAAACGGCGGCGGCAGGCGGCTACACCATCACTGACGTCGCCGAACTGCTGAAGCTCGATGGCGGGTTCAACACCGTCGTGGCCGGCGCCACGGGGTCGATGGATTCCGCCTATGGCGGCAGCAAGGACAATCTCTATGGCAAGGTCGACATCCTGCCGGACCGCTTAGGCCAGAGCTATGAGGCGATGAACGCGGCGCTCACTGCCTTCACCGCGTCCTACATGCAAAGCGACCTGGCCGGTGGCAAGGCTAAGCTCGACATCGCCGCCGTGAACGCTGCGGAGAAGACGGCGCGGGAGGCGATTATTGCCTTCGGCGATGCCAATGACGCGGCGCTTGCCGAACTGCTCGAGGCGCGCGTCGGCACCTTCGTCACCGACCGCATCGTGACCTTTGCCGTGACGGCCGTGCTGTTTGCCCTGGCCATTTTCGGCACGGTCTGGTTCATCCGCCGCAATGTGACGCGGCCGGTGGTGGAACTGGCCGGCATCATGGACGAACTGGCGCAGGACCGCACCGACCTCACCGTGCCGCTGCTCTCGCGCGGCGACGAGTTGGGGCGCATGGCGCGTGCTGTCGAGACCTTCCGCGAGGGCATCGGCAAGCGTCTGGAACTGGAAAATGCCGCCAAGGCTGAAGCCGAACACCGCGTCGCACAGATCCGCGATATCCAGACCCTGTGCAGCGATTTCGACCGCGCCTTCGTCAATGCCGTGGGCTCGATGATGGGCAGCGCCGGCGATCTCAGGCAGGAATCGGAAGTGATGCGGGCCGCCGCCCAGACCTCGGGCGCGCAATCGGAAGAAGTCTCGCGCCTGGCCGCCACCGCGGCCGGCAATGCCCAATCCATCGCCGGCGCCATCACCGAAATGTCGGCCTCGATTTCCGAGATCGGGCGTCAGGCCGAGACCGCGACGCAAACCGCCGAAACCGCCGTGGCACGCGCCTCCGACATCGGGCGCATCGTCAACGGCCTCACCGAAGTGGCCGGCCGGGTTGCGGGCGTGCTGGGCCTCATCCGCGACATTGCCGGCAAGACCAATCTGCTGGCCTTGAACGCCACCATCGAAGCCGCACGCGCCGGTGAAGCCGGCCGCGGCTTTGCCGTGGTGGCGACCGAGGTGAAGAGCCTCGCCAACCAGACGACCGACGCCACGGCCGAAATCGAGGCACAGATCTCCGGCGTGCAGCAGACGGCCCAGGAAGCCGCCGACGCCATTTCCGAGATCACCGAGGTCATCCACGGCATGAACGCCTCGACCGGCGCCATCTTTGCCGCCGTGACCCAGCAATCGGCCGCCACCCAGGAGATCGTGCGCAATGTCACCGAGGCCAGCGCCAAGACCCAGGAGGTGGCCGAGGTCATCTCCGAGGTGAAGGCCGCCGCCGAGACGACGGGCGAGCGCTCCGGCCATGTGCTGGAGGTGGCCGGGTCGGTCAACGGCCAGGCCGGGACGCTGAAATCGGTGGTCGAGCAGTTCCTTGGCCAGCTGATCACCACGGCCGGCCGCGACGCCACCAAACTTCACGCATAA
- a CDS encoding ABCB family ABC transporter ATP-binding protein/permease, giving the protein MAAPQSSPQSKSAGDTNPHSQLHALQALLPHLWPKGQWDLRGRVVLSVLCLVIAKVANVYVPILFKHMVDALGHPVGTTASIIGISIGLLLAYGVARVISQAFAEFRDGIFAKVAQRSIRAVALSTFRHLHALSLKFHLERQTGGLNRAIERGAKGIEFLLFFILFNVLPTLIEIGMVCVILWTLYDWTYAAVTFVTILVYIWYSLSVTEWRIQFRRDMNESDQSANTKAVDSLLNYETVKYFGNEEHEARRYDVALQAYEKAAVKSRTSLALLNVGQAFIIAAGLVLMMGMAARGTAQGTMTVGDFVLVNAYLIQLYLPLNFLGFVYREIRQSLIDMESMFALLRVDIEIADKAEAKPLVVASGAVTFENVEFGYDPRRPILKGVSFTVPAGHKLAIVGPSGAGKSTLSRLLFRFYDVDSGRILIDGQDIRDVTQKSLRDAIGIVPQDTVLFNDTVAYNIAYGRPNATTAEVERAAELAHIHDFVLGLPDKYETKVGERGLKLSGGEKQRVAIARTILKDPPILLFDEATSALDSHTEREIQDNLAEVSRDHTTLVIAHRLSTIIDADEIIVLDDGRIAERGRHEDLLAAQGQYAAMWRRQQEAARKELMGAELMSGGSGSKVPA; this is encoded by the coding sequence ATGGCCGCCCCCCAATCTTCGCCCCAGTCGAAATCGGCCGGCGACACCAACCCGCACTCCCAATTGCACGCGCTGCAGGCGCTGCTGCCGCATCTATGGCCCAAGGGGCAATGGGATCTGCGCGGCCGCGTGGTGCTGTCGGTGCTGTGCCTCGTCATCGCCAAGGTGGCCAATGTCTATGTGCCGATCCTCTTCAAGCACATGGTCGATGCGCTGGGCCACCCGGTCGGCACGACGGCCAGCATCATCGGCATCTCGATCGGCCTGCTGCTGGCCTATGGCGTCGCCCGCGTCATCAGCCAGGCCTTTGCCGAATTCCGCGACGGCATCTTTGCCAAGGTCGCCCAGCGCTCGATCCGCGCCGTGGCACTGTCGACCTTCCGGCACCTTCATGCCCTGTCCTTGAAGTTTCACCTGGAGCGGCAGACCGGCGGCCTCAACCGCGCCATCGAGCGCGGCGCCAAGGGCATCGAGTTCCTGTTGTTCTTCATCCTGTTCAACGTGCTGCCGACCCTCATCGAAATCGGCATGGTCTGCGTCATCTTGTGGACGCTCTATGACTGGACCTATGCCGCCGTCACCTTCGTCACCATCCTGGTCTATATCTGGTATTCGCTTTCGGTCACCGAATGGCGCATCCAGTTCCGCCGCGACATGAATGAGAGCGACCAATCCGCCAATACCAAGGCGGTGGATTCGCTGCTGAACTATGAGACGGTCAAGTATTTCGGCAATGAGGAACACGAAGCGCGGCGCTATGACGTAGCACTCCAGGCCTATGAAAAGGCGGCCGTCAAAAGCCGCACGTCGCTCGCCCTCCTCAATGTCGGCCAGGCCTTCATCATCGCCGCCGGCCTGGTGCTGATGATGGGCATGGCCGCGCGCGGCACCGCGCAAGGGACCATGACGGTCGGCGATTTCGTGCTGGTCAATGCCTATCTCATCCAGCTTTACCTGCCCTTGAACTTCCTCGGCTTCGTCTATCGCGAAATCCGCCAATCGCTCATCGACATGGAATCGATGTTTGCGCTGCTGCGCGTCGATATCGAGATCGCCGACAAGGCCGAGGCAAAGCCGCTCGTTGTGGCAAGCGGCGCCGTCACCTTCGAGAATGTCGAGTTCGGCTACGACCCGCGCCGCCCGATTCTGAAAGGCGTCAGCTTCACCGTGCCGGCGGGGCATAAGCTCGCCATCGTGGGGCCGTCGGGTGCCGGCAAATCGACCCTCTCGCGCCTGCTGTTCCGCTTCTATGACGTGGATAGCGGCCGCATCCTGATCGACGGGCAGGACATCCGCGACGTGACGCAGAAATCCTTGCGCGATGCGATCGGCATCGTGCCGCAGGACACGGTGCTGTTCAACGACACGGTCGCCTATAACATCGCCTATGGCCGGCCCAACGCAACGACGGCTGAAGTCGAGCGCGCGGCGGAACTGGCGCATATCCATGACTTCGTGTTGGGCCTGCCCGACAAATATGAAACCAAGGTCGGCGAGCGCGGCCTGAAGCTCTCTGGCGGCGAGAAGCAACGCGTCGCCATTGCGCGCACGATCCTCAAAGACCCGCCGATCCTGCTCTTTGACGAAGCCACCTCGGCGCTCGATTCCCATACCGAGCGCGAGATCCAGGACAATCTGGCTGAAGTGTCGCGCGATCACACCACGCTGGTGATCGCCCACCGCCTCTCCACCATCATCGATGCTGACGAGATCATTGTACTTGATGACGGCCGCATCGCCGAGCGCGGACGCCATGAAGACCTGCTCGCCGCCCAGGGCCAATACGCCGCCATGTGGCGCCGCCAGCAGGAGGCGGCCAGGAAGGAATTGATGGGGGCTGAATTGATGAGCGGAGGTTCCGGCAGTAAAGTGCCGGCATGA